Within the Dechloromonas denitrificans genome, the region GCAATGCAATTGAGCCCATCGCTTCCCTCTGTTTTACAGGGCAATCTTTCAGATTCAAGCCCCCAAATGGCGGCGCAAAGGCAAATATCGCCACTTGAAACGGCAGCGATTTATGGTATTCGGCGTGCCGCATCCCATGGAGCGTTCGCTTGCATTTGGGGGGTAGAAAGCGCGCAAGAAATGGGTAAAACGGTAAAGGTCAAATTACCGAGGAGTCACCATGACAAACCCGTCACACCCAAAGCAGCACTGCTTCATGAGGGATTTTGCAGCACTCGACTCACGCAGTGCCCATGCCCACCTGCGTGGCCAAAGCTGGCGCCCTAAAGCCTATGCATTCTTCGAAGGTGTAAGCCGTTTGCTCGGCCGCGGCCAACAGGCGCCGGATGATTACCGCTACCTGAGCCGCTGGCTCTATCGGCACCGGGAACCCCTGGCGCGTTGTGCTGCGCAAACGAGCAGGGTCGGCACGGCCCTGCTCGGAATGGCCGCCGGCATAGCGCTCTATCTGGCCATCCTGACCTAGCGCCTCCCCTTCGGGCTTGGGATTCTCAGTCGGCCGGCGGAACGAGTAGGCGGTAGGCGGGAACACCCAAGGCACGGGCCAACTTGGCGATGTTGTCGAGCGAAATGTTGCGTTTGCCTCGTTCGACGTGCGCCACAAAAGTCCGGTGCAGTTGGCACTCGAAGGCGAGATCTTCCTGCGACCAGTCCCGCTGCGCGCGCAGACGACGCAGGTTCTCGCCGAGGGTCTGGCGAAGATCAGCATCAAATGGAGGAACACCGGCGTCAACCATCGGAGGATGGTCGCCGTTGGTTGCTTTTACGTCAGCCGTGTTTACGTCACAATCGCAGGCGTTCTGGGATTACAACAACTCAATCAGGGAGCAAATCATGAAATGTGCGAATCATCCGGACACCGACGCGATCGGCTTATGTACAGCTTGCCAGCGCGCGCTGTGTCCGGCTTGCCAAATCGGCGACCGCGAAGTGTTGTGCCGTGACTGTCTGGTTGCTCATAACCAGGCAGTGGCCGGCCACTTCTACAAGCAACTGGCGATCAGCGGGGTCATCCTGGCGGCCAGCCTGTTTTTCCTGAGCCAGACGGCCTTGAGCTGGGATCAGATCGTCATCGGGGCGTTAGCCCTGACCTTCCTGCCCTTTGGCTGGAGCGCCCTGTCCCGATATTTCCACTCAGGCAGCAGCTACTACCATCCGCTCATGCGCTTCATCTCGCTATCGGCCCATCTGGTGTTCTCGGCCATGCTCGGCTGGCTGGTCGGCCCCTGGCAGATCTACAAGGCGATCCGGGAAATCCTGAAGGCCAGGGAAGTCAATTTGGCGTTCAGCGATCGGTAAATCGTCCTGCCATGCCGGGTCGGGCGGGGCAATTTGGGGGCTTGAAAGCCGAGACTCGCCCGGTAAAGTCGGTAGTACTGGAGCACCAACATGAAATCACTGACCACCCTCGCCCGCACCATTCGCTATCCGATGATCGGGATCCTGATCGCCTTGTGTAGCCTGTTCTATGTCCGGAAGATGGACGGTCCGCCCTTTCCGCTCTTAGCGGACGAGGCGACCGCAATGTGCACGGCCACCGTCGGCTGCAAGGCCATGTCCTTTTCTCATCGCTACGACCAGGCCCTGCAGCGCCGGGTAGTCGCCATCCGCATCATCATGGACAAGAAATTGCGTAAGGGCGATGCTCCGGCGCAACTCCTCCAAGCCATCGATGACCGGCAGGCAAGTCGAAGCTGGCTGGCCGGTTGGGGGTGGGCCGGCCGTCGCCTGGAGGTCCGCTATGAGTGAACGGCTACAGCATTACCTTGTCCGGGCGACGCACTCCCTGAACGTTTGGGCCATGCTCGCCGGTATGGTCCTGGTGCTGGCATCCCTGATCGGCAACGTCAGCCCCTTGCCGGAGCCCGGCAAGTTCGCGACCTTCACGAGCATCTTCGGTCTGTGGCTGTTTCTCGTCAGCTTCCTGGTCATCTGGGGGCTGCTCCTCGAACCGATCTTCGTTTCACGAGCCATCGCCACCTTGCACCTGGTCCTCTGCGGCCTGATGCTGTTCCGGGTCTGGGGGCAGCCCGACGAATTCCCCGAAATCTGGGTGATCAGCGGTATCTGCTTGCTGACCTACGTTCGCCAGCACTGGCTGCTGGCCCGGCCCGCCCTACCCCGGGAGCGACAGCGCACTGCCCGCCCCCAGGTGGGTACGACAGAGGCCGAAGCGCAGAATTCGCCGGAGAGCCGGTGCTGTGATGTGCGTCGGCCACGCATCCGCTTTGCCGAGGTCGCCGGCATGCAGGCGATCAAGGATCGGCTATTGGCCGCCGGCCAGGAAGTCATTCAAGGTGGGCAATCCGGCCATTCCCCCCGGAACGGCATCCTGCTCACCGGCAAGCCGGGCAATGGCAAGACCTATCTGGCGGAGGCACTGGCCGGTGAGTTGAACCTGCCTTTCCTGACGCTGACCTATGGCGATGTCGCCTCGAAGTGGGTCGGCGATATGCCGTCGCGCCTGCCGCTGGTCTTCCAGGAGGCACGTGCCCATGCACCCTGTGTGCTGTTCTTCGACGAGGTGGACAGTTTGCTGGCGTCGCGGGAGACCGCCAACGCGGATGGCGACAGCATCAAGGCGGTCAATATCATGCTCACGGAGTTGGTGGATATCCGCGGGACGGGTGTCATCGTGGTTGCGGCGACCAATCACCTGGATCGTCTCGACAGCGCGGCGGTTCGCGAAGGGCGCTTTGATTTCAAGATTGAGATCCCGCCTCCCGACGCGCCGGCCCGCCGCCATCTGATCCAGTCTCATGCCCGGGGCCCGTTGGCGCCTTCAGCCCTGACGGTGGCGACCGACCGCTGGGCTGGATTCTCGGTGGCGCGGATTACCGCCATTCTGAACGAAGCCAATCGTCGGCCAGACCGCAGCCAGTCGATTACCTACGACGATCTGCAGGTCGCCCTGCGCACCTTGCAGGGACGTGCCGGGCGTTTTCCGGAAAATACACCGACGCTGGATCAACTGGTTCTGGCGAGCGAGGCGCGGACGCGTCTGGACTCGCTGGCGCACCGGATGGCCCGGATCGTTGATATTGAAGCCATGGGCGGGTCGGTGCCGCACGGGGTGCTGTTCTACGGCCCACCCGGCACGGGCAAGACCCTGTGCGCCCGGTCACTGGCCAAGACGGCGCGGTGGGCATTCTTGCCGGTCAGCGGCCTGGACTTGCTGTCGAATCCGGAGCGGATCGAGGAAATTCTCGACGAAGCGAGCGAGTTGCGTCCGTGTGTGGTGTTTATTGACGAGGCGGACGACGTCCTGGCTGATCGGCGGATGAGTCAAACCTCAGTCGTGACCAACAAGCTGCTGTCAGCTATCGATGGATCGGCGGGGCGGATTCCGGATGTGCTGTTCATCGCCGCGACCAATCATCCGGAGGCGATGGATGCCGCCGCGCTCCGGGGTGGTCGCTTTACCGAGAAGGTGGCGTTTTGTTTGCCGGATCAAGCCACGGTGCTCGACTACCTGCACCAATGGCAGCAGCGCTCCAAAGCACGGATGGCGCCCGACTTGTCTCTGGTAGAAACTGCCCAGCAGTTGGCGGGTCAGCCCTTGGCCAATGTTCAGGAAATCCTGCAGATGGCGGTCAATCTGGCCATTGGTCGAGTACCGGCAAAGACGGGCTTGGCCGTGGTCAACGCCCGCGACATTGACCTGGCGATGGCTCAGGTTTGTGGTGAGTGACGCGGCAGAGCCCGTCACTCTCGATACTTATTCAACAACGCATTGGATGGGAGAAGCACCATGTGGATCAGCGAGATAATTGAACAGAAGCTGCAACGGCAGGCGGCCGGGCCGGTTCGACACGGGCATCTTCAGGTCTTTGAGGGCGGGAAGATTGCCGAAGGTGTCTACGCGCAGCAGATCAGCCTTTGGCAGCGCGTCTGCGACTCGCTTGCGCGACGGCAGCGGTCGCTGCGACTGTGCGACAGGCCGCCCCAATAGCTCGGGATTTTGGCGCCAGCGTGCCACTGGCAGGAGTTCGGCGAGGCTGTGTGAAAACACCCGGACTGTGTACTCCAAACAGGTGGTTGATGCGTTAAATCCTCTATGACGATGGATGTCTGGAGGCTGGCATGAAGCGCTTCATTGAGGGTGACAATCGGCAGCAGATTACGCTCCTGCCGGAATCACTCGACGAGTACATCAATGCGGAGAATCCGGTCCGCGTTGTTGATCTGTTTGTCGACCAACTCGATCTTGGCGGCTTGGGTTTCTCTGTCGAGCCCGCCGCTACGGGACGGCCTTCATATCACCCGTCGACGTTGCTGAAGCTCTATGTCTACGGCTATCTCAATCGCATTCAATCAAGCCGCCGGCTAGAGCGGGAGGCGCAACGGAATGTCGAATTGATGTGGCTGCTCGGGCGGCTATCTCCGGATTTCAAGACCATTGCAGACTTCAGGCGGGACAACGGCGAAGGCATTCGCAACGCCTGTCGTCAGTTTGTCGTGCTGTGCCGCCAACTGAATCTCTTTGCCCAGGCGGTCGTGGCCATCGATGGCAGCAAGTTCAAAGCGGTCAACGCCCATGACCGCAACTTCACACGAGGCAAACTCGAAAAGCGGATGCAGGAAATCGACCGTTGCATCGAGCGCTATCTGACCGAGATGGATACCGCCGATCGCCAGCCTGCCGAGATTGCCCAAGCGAGAACGACGCGACTCAAAGAGAAGATGGCAACGCTGAAGGCCAGGATGGAGCAACTGAAGGAAATTCAGTCTCAATTGGACCAGTCGCCCACCGGGCAAATCTCGCTCACCGATCCGGATGCTCGTGCCATGGCAACCAGTACCAGTCGAGGGTTAGTGGGCTATAACGTTCAAACAGCCGTCGATACCCAGCACCATCTCATTGTTGCTCACGAGGTCACCAATATCGGTAGCGACCGGCGCCAGCTGGCAAAGATGGCCAGGCAAGCCAAGGTTGCGATGGCTGCGCCCGATCTCCAGGTCATTGCGGACCGTGGCTATTACCACGGCGAGGAAATTCACGCCTGTGAGGAATCGGGCATCACCCCGTTTGTTTCGAAGCCCATGACCTCCTTAGCCAAAGCAAATGGCCGATTCGACAAGGAGGATTTCGTCTTCGAGCCAAAGACTGGCGAGTATCAGTGTCCGGCCGGCAGCCGACTGATCTGGCGTTTCTCAACCGTTGAACGTGGCGCGCTGATCCATAAATACTGGAGCTCCGATTGCCCACGCTGCGCGATGAAGGAGAAATGTACGCCAAGCCCCTATCGGCGCGTTGCTCGCGGGGAATATGAATCCAGCCTGGAAGCGATGCAGAAACGCCTCGATAAGAAACCCGAAGCCATGCGCACGCGACGACAAACCGTTGAGCATCCATTCGGCACGCTGAAGGACTGGATGGGGGCCACACATTTCCTGACTCGGACCCTGGAACGGGTCAGTACCGAAATGAGCCTGCATGTCCTTGCCTACAATCTGAAACGAGTCATGAAGATCATCGGCATTGCAGACCTAAAGGCAGCCATGCAGGCCTAACCGGGCCTTTTTGCCCTTCTTATTCGGAATGCCAACCGGAAAACCCGAAATTAGTAGGCAGAATTTCTGCACCCAACCTGTAGCAGCCAAAATTTCCGAACGTTTCCACACAGCCTCCGGCCAATGCTGACATTGGGCTTGTAGCCAAACTCAGTCGGGAATGTGCCGGTGACCTGCCGTTCAGCCGTAAAACGTGATGAACGGCAGTTTCTCGATCTAGCGAACGCGAACTCCGACCGTTTGCGGTCAGTCAGCTTTCTCCAATGCCGCCATTGGGCCAATCTCAATTTCAGCGAAGCGGAATTCTACGAAGCGGCCGTTGGCGACCTCAACCTACTGGCCACTAGCGATTATTTACCAACGACAGCTAGGTGGAATGGTACTCATCAATACTCCGCGAGCACTAACCCTTCGCCATAGAGCCTACTTCCTGTCGATGTAAAGCAACTCGCATCGGACATCTAAGCGCTTTTTTTCTCCTGCATCGGGAACAAAGCAACTCTCAAGGTGGGCAGGTATCGGGATGAATATTCGATTCTTCATGACGATGGTGCAAGTCTCGACCGACCCTCCGCCAGACACGGAACTCACTGGCAGCATCGTCTGAATCTCGTAGTAAAGCCCAAACTCGCCGGAGTGATGTTCGAAGATGAAAAGTGCCTTCTGCCCTCCCCAGACTATCGAGGTGCGGTGGGGCTGAAGAAAGAAGTCTCCCCGCTCGTCGCGTATCCTGTCCGTCAATGCCAGAAAACACCGATAGCCGCGCAGTGCTGGCTCGCCGGTGCCGATCGTCAAGAGCTTACGAGGGGTTTCGATATCGAGGCGCTCAATCGGTGGCTGTGCACCTGAGCTGTCACGTTCTCCCGGGATGGCCTGCTCGTTCTCGATTACATCCGGTACAACTTCGCTGACCGATCCAGCAACTCCGGCATCGATCACCTGGCGGCTGCGCTTGGCCATTGCACCAGCGCGCGCCGCAGCCTGTGGCTGGGTGATCTTGCCATCGAGGTAATCCTTCCAGACCTTGGTCAGGCTTTCGACATCATCGTATTCATACTCGAACACCTCTCGATTACGCTGAATCGTATTCAGAAACGCTTCAGCTCCCTGACGTGTGGCGCTCGGAACGAGGTGCGAAATTTTTGGAAAGATGATATTCCGGACGAAGTCCTTCACCATGTGCTCGAAGGCGCCGTACTCCTTCTCGTACACCCGCTTAATTACCTGAAGCGTCGGACTAGATCGTTGAAGGACAATTTGGACCGGTTTCGCTTTTTCCTGCACAAGCACTGGAAGGCCGTGAGAGATGTCTCCGAGTTTGATGTCGGCTGAAACGAAATAGTCGCCCGACACAATTGTAGAGAGACGGAATGTAAAGGCAGATTCGGCCAGGGAATAATCTATCTCGGAAGCTGTGCTCAGGACTTTGGGCTCGTTGCTAATCTCCTCGATCTGGCAATACTTTGTTAGGTATTGGTACTCGCAGTCTCGGCGGGCGGCTTGGCGCGCGAGGATGACCATGGGCTGCTCCGATGAGCCCAAGTTGATGATCGACTGATCGTTACCCGCATACACCAGCAGAGGTTTTGCCAGCGAGCGCTTCTTCAGATCCTCGAGCGTCTCGGAATCTCCCGGCTCAATACGCACTCGCAGAAATCCGCAGAGTTCATACCGGCCGTGTGAATGCACCCACGAGATGAAGTTGGTGTTCTGATTTGACTCTGGCCGCTTCGCTAGGATTAGCGAGACAAACTCATCGAGCGGTTGCAGAATCTTCTGGAGCATTGCCACGCTCCCGGCAGTCAATGCCTCCCGACCTGCGGTCGGCTTAAAGAAGAGAAAGTCCGCAACGCCACCAAAGTTGTAGCGGCTCGCTATTGCAGTCGTCGCAAGCCCGAACGCATTGCGGTAGGTCATGATGCTCCCTGCGTTTTCGCGAAGGATTACACGCCCTTCGAACGGAGTCGAATCCACTGTAATGTTGCTCAGCGCAATTCGGACGTCACCCGTGCCGGCCACTTCCAACTCGAAGTCGCCTACTACACCTTGTCCGAATGCAACGCCGCTACCGGAACTCTTCGATGCCTGAGGAAAGTGTTGCACTGCACTGCTTATGTCGTTGAGGCTGACAACGGCTCCGTTTACTCTTACAGGAAACCGTAGGTACTTGACGAACTCGCGGATGTATTCGGTGGCAGCG harbors:
- a CDS encoding helix-turn-helix domain-containing protein; the protein is MVDAGVPPFDADLRQTLGENLRRLRAQRDWSQEDLAFECQLHRTFVAHVERGKRNISLDNIAKLARALGVPAYRLLVPPAD
- a CDS encoding B-box zinc finger protein, whose translation is MKCANHPDTDAIGLCTACQRALCPACQIGDREVLCRDCLVAHNQAVAGHFYKQLAISGVILAASLFFLSQTALSWDQIVIGALALTFLPFGWSALSRYFHSGSSYYHPLMRFISLSAHLVFSAMLGWLVGPWQIYKAIREILKAREVNLAFSDR
- a CDS encoding AAA family ATPase; translation: MSERLQHYLVRATHSLNVWAMLAGMVLVLASLIGNVSPLPEPGKFATFTSIFGLWLFLVSFLVIWGLLLEPIFVSRAIATLHLVLCGLMLFRVWGQPDEFPEIWVISGICLLTYVRQHWLLARPALPRERQRTARPQVGTTEAEAQNSPESRCCDVRRPRIRFAEVAGMQAIKDRLLAAGQEVIQGGQSGHSPRNGILLTGKPGNGKTYLAEALAGELNLPFLTLTYGDVASKWVGDMPSRLPLVFQEARAHAPCVLFFDEVDSLLASRETANADGDSIKAVNIMLTELVDIRGTGVIVVAATNHLDRLDSAAVREGRFDFKIEIPPPDAPARRHLIQSHARGPLAPSALTVATDRWAGFSVARITAILNEANRRPDRSQSITYDDLQVALRTLQGRAGRFPENTPTLDQLVLASEARTRLDSLAHRMARIVDIEAMGGSVPHGVLFYGPPGTGKTLCARSLAKTARWAFLPVSGLDLLSNPERIEEILDEASELRPCVVFIDEADDVLADRRMSQTSVVTNKLLSAIDGSAGRIPDVLFIAATNHPEAMDAAALRGGRFTEKVAFCLPDQATVLDYLHQWQQRSKARMAPDLSLVETAQQLAGQPLANVQEILQMAVNLAIGRVPAKTGLAVVNARDIDLAMAQVCGE
- a CDS encoding IS1182 family transposase, which codes for MKRFIEGDNRQQITLLPESLDEYINAENPVRVVDLFVDQLDLGGLGFSVEPAATGRPSYHPSTLLKLYVYGYLNRIQSSRRLEREAQRNVELMWLLGRLSPDFKTIADFRRDNGEGIRNACRQFVVLCRQLNLFAQAVVAIDGSKFKAVNAHDRNFTRGKLEKRMQEIDRCIERYLTEMDTADRQPAEIAQARTTRLKEKMATLKARMEQLKEIQSQLDQSPTGQISLTDPDARAMATSTSRGLVGYNVQTAVDTQHHLIVAHEVTNIGSDRRQLAKMARQAKVAMAAPDLQVIADRGYYHGEEIHACEESGITPFVSKPMTSLAKANGRFDKEDFVFEPKTGEYQCPAGSRLIWRFSTVERGALIHKYWSSDCPRCAMKEKCTPSPYRRVARGEYESSLEAMQKRLDKKPEAMRTRRQTVEHPFGTLKDWMGATHFLTRTLERVSTEMSLHVLAYNLKRVMKIIGIADLKAAMQA
- a CDS encoding ATP-binding protein encodes the protein MNTQPTEKFVFEVDISKMIELLAAQIYPSPLALLRENIQNSFDAILQRRHAGDSFEPLIDVTITPHDIKVTDNGKGMSATELRNNFWKAGSSSKNTPEAQAAGVVGTFGIGAMANFGIASSLSVETESFASRERTVCFAEKASLSVTEECITFQSAEPTGEFGTTIHASIATGSEVDVHAATEYIREFVKYLRFPVRVNGAVVSLNDISSAVQHFPQASKSSGSGVAFGQGVVGDFELEVAGTGDVRIALSNITVDSTPFEGRVILRENAGSIMTYRNAFGLATTAIASRYNFGGVADFLFFKPTAGREALTAGSVAMLQKILQPLDEFVSLILAKRPESNQNTNFISWVHSHGRYELCGFLRVRIEPGDSETLEDLKKRSLAKPLLVYAGNDQSIINLGSSEQPMVILARQAARRDCEYQYLTKYCQIEEISNEPKVLSTASEIDYSLAESAFTFRLSTIVSGDYFVSADIKLGDISHGLPVLVQEKAKPVQIVLQRSSPTLQVIKRVYEKEYGAFEHMVKDFVRNIIFPKISHLVPSATRQGAEAFLNTIQRNREVFEYEYDDVESLTKVWKDYLDGKITQPQAAARAGAMAKRSRQVIDAGVAGSVSEVVPDVIENEQAIPGERDSSGAQPPIERLDIETPRKLLTIGTGEPALRGYRCFLALTDRIRDERGDFFLQPHRTSIVWGGQKALFIFEHHSGEFGLYYEIQTMLPVSSVSGGGSVETCTIVMKNRIFIPIPAHLESCFVPDAGEKKRLDVRCELLYIDRK